GGAGTTAATTGCCATTTTATTAGGTACAGGGCAAGGAAAAGGCAAACTATCGGCGGTAGGATTAGCTCAATATATTTTGAATCAACTGGGTCAAAATAAACAAGATCCTTTGGATGTGTTACGTACTATTTCTCCCACAGAATTAATGGAGATTCAGGGTATAGGTCCTGCTAAAGCCACAACCATTCTTGCTGGTGTAGAATTAGGAAAAAGAGCATTTCAATTTCGCCCCTGTGCAAGGGCGATTATTGACAGTCCAAATGCGGCGGCGGCGGCTTTCAGTCACGAACTAATGTGGCAATCTCAAGAGCGTTTTGCCGTGCTATTATTAGACACAAAAAACAGTTTAATCAGTACTCAGGTTATTACAATTGGTATTGCAACAGAAACTTTAATTCATCCTCGTGAGCTGTTTCGAGAAGCGATTAGGCAGTCTGCTACAAATATAATTATTGCTCATAATCATCCTTCGGGAAATTTAGAGCCTTCCATCGAAGATTTGAACTTAACGAAGCGATTATTGGAATCAGCAAAAATAATTGGCATTCCCATTTTAGATCATCTTATTATCGGTAATGGAGATTATCGAAGTATCCGACAAAATTCTTGCTTATGGGAAGATGAAGAATAAACGGCTATATAAGAATGTTGGTTCTTCAGAGTGTGGTTATGATAAATTAACAGAAAATAACTTCTATAACCTTTATTGAATAGTGTTTATAGTAAAACAAAACTAAAAGTTTATAAATTATTATTTAATAATCCCCTATTGCCTCTTGCCTCTTGCCTACCAAACACTAATAATTTACACGACGAGAAGTGATAGAGCCAGAATGTTTAATTGCAAATAACTGATACTGATTAATTTCTTTCCAACGCCCTCTAATATAATAAATGATTGTCATAAATTATCCTCTTTAAAGAGGGTTTGCCGTAGGCAATTATTGGACTTAACCCTGTGATTTATAAACATCCCCATCTCAAATAATATGCAACTAACCTCAATTATTAAAAAGTCTAAGAAATCTTCCTTAAAAAGTCGTCAAGTTACTTTTTCTGATACTCGTAATCAACGGCAAAAAATTTGGTTGAATGTGGGACAAAAAGACCAACCTATATTTATCATGTTGCTTATTAGTCTTTTCTTTTTTGGTGCGATCGCATCTCGATTAGCATATATACAATTAGTAGAAGGGAATACATATCAGGAAAAAGCAGAAAACAATCGTACTAAAATTCTCCCTAAACCCCCCGTCAGAGGTAATTTATATGACCGTAAAGGCAGAATATTAGGGGCTACCCGTTTATCCCACTCAGCTTATTTATGGCCTATTGTACGAAAACAAGAAAATTGGGCGGAAATTCGCTCTGTATTAGCACAAATTCTTAATATCCCTGAAACAGAGTTGCAAAAAACCCTCGAACAAGAAAACTACGACTCTCCTACCTTAGTTCGTATTGCCCGTAATCTCACCCCTCAACAAATTACGGCTATTGAAGAAAATCGTAATTTACTCTCAGAAGTAGAAGTCGATACCGATACTATCAGATATTATCCCCATGGGAAAAATGGTTCTCATGTATTAGGATATACCAGAGAAATTAACGCAGAAGAACTCGCCCAAAGAAAAGAGCAAGGTTATCGTTTAGGGGATGTCATCGGTAAAATGGGAGCTGAGTCTGCTTTTGAGTCCGATTTGAGGGGAGAATGGGGAGGAATACTTTTAGAAAGAGATGGTGCAGGAAAAGTTTTAGGAAAATTAGGGCTGAAAGAAGCAAAAGCAGGAAATGATGTCACTTTAACTCTTGATTTAGATTTACAAAAAGCCGCAGAACAAGCATTAGGCGATCGCAAAGGAGCAGTTGTTGCCCTTGATCCCCGT
This is a stretch of genomic DNA from Cyanobacterium aponinum PCC 10605. It encodes these proteins:
- the radC gene encoding RadC family protein; this encodes MVYNLRIADLPLSERPRERLLELGARNLSSAELIAILLGTGQGKGKLSAVGLAQYILNQLGQNKQDPLDVLRTISPTELMEIQGIGPAKATTILAGVELGKRAFQFRPCARAIIDSPNAAAAAFSHELMWQSQERFAVLLLDTKNSLISTQVITIGIATETLIHPRELFREAIRQSATNIIIAHNHPSGNLEPSIEDLNLTKRLLESAKIIGIPILDHLIIGNGDYRSIRQNSCLWEDEE